One segment of Ipomoea triloba cultivar NCNSP0323 chromosome 12, ASM357664v1 DNA contains the following:
- the LOC115998209 gene encoding ER membrane protein complex subunit 2-A, translating to MVSKTEEEQVNRLESQVDNGGGGVWDYLSLVRKLRLRRSDKVLKHGLSLLNDRKSRSALGSEEWTLHEQVAVAAMDCQCLDVAKDSIKVLQKKFPGSKRVGRLEAMLLEARGLWAEAETAYLSLLEENPFDQVVQKRRVAMAKAQGNMSGAIELLNKYLEIFMADHDAWRELAEIYVSLQMYKQAAFCYEELILSQPTVPLYHLAYADVLYTLGGLDNLQTAKKYYTSTIDLTGGKNTRALFGICLCTSAIGQLTKGRNKEDKEKSELNSLSIKALEKDYSQRASDKLPLLTSTLRSLKL from the exons ATGGTGAGCAAAACGGAGGAGGAACAAGTTAACAGATTGGAGAGCCAAGTGGACAACGGAGGCGGCGGCGTCTGGGACTACCTTTCTCTCGTCCGAAAGCTTAGGCTCCGCCGATCCGATAAGGTCTTGAAGCATGGCCTCTCTCTCCTCAATGATCGCAAATCTCGATCTGCTCTTGGCAGTGAAG AATGGACCTTACATGAGCAGGTGGCTGTTGCAGCTATGGACTGCCAATGTCTTGATGTGGCAAAG GACAGCATTAAGGTTTTGCAGAAAAAGTTTCCAGGAAGCAAACGAGTTG GCAGGCTAGAAGCAATGTTGCTTGAGGCCAGGGGATTATGGGCAGAGGCAGAAACGGCTTACTTGAGCCTGCTGGAGGAAAATCCATTTGATCAG GTTGTACAAAAGCGGAGGGTAGCCATGGCAAAGGCACAAGGCAATATGTCAGGGGCAATTGAATTGCTCAACAAGTATCTTGAAAT ATTCATGGCAGATCATGATGCTTGGAGAGAACTTGCTGAAATATACGTCTCCCTGCAAAT GTATAAGCAAGCAGCATTCTGCTATGAGGAGCTCATCTTATCTCAACCAACTGTTCCTCTTTACCACTTGGCCTATGCTGAT GTGCTCTATACATTAGGTGGGCTTGACAATCTTCAGACGGCCAAGAAATATTACACATCTACCATAGATTTAACCGGTGGCAAGAATACCAGAGCCCTTTTTGGTATATGCTTG TGTACGTCTGCCATTGGGCAGCTGACTAAAGGACGGAATAAGGAGGATAAAGAGAAATCAGAGCTGAACTCTCTGTCCATAAAGGCCCTGGAGAAGGATTACAGTCAGAGAGCTTCTGACAAACTTCCTCTTCTTACTTCAACTTTAAGAAGCTTGAAACTCTGA
- the LOC115998208 gene encoding phototropin-2-like → MESSSGATKDHRRSIQVFEPKLRRQVGDEAVSNRIQNLDVQVLGQGPSGNSTLNKEPVGTWMAFDSTTAAKGNNGDGDPTEATIAQRTAEWGLTVKKKDDVEEGRFYAFPKNSAGEAERRKTSLEKLSTEECRTGTSDSSSHGSDMPRVSQELKDALSTLQQTFVVSDATKPDCPIVYASTGFFAMTGYSSNETIGRNCRFLQGPDTDRNEIEKLSTAVRTGKSYCGRLLNYKKNGTPFWNMLTITPIKDENGNTIKFIGMQVEVSKYTEGMNDKALRPNGLPKSLIKYDARQKEKALDSMTEVVQTMKHPRSHLSMSQDSTKKNAEERIKDFMLSRQAETQSMATPNQQTTQWESKSNSSQQDSEKKSRRSLRLSLIGLRGRSSSSAGQHEKQQTVEPEILMTKEIESTDSLEHAERERDIRQGIDLATTLERIEKNFVISDPRLPDTPIIFASDSFLELTEYTREEILGRNCRFLQGPETDQGTVQKIRDAIREQREITVQLINYTKSGKKFWNVFHLQPMRDQKGELQYFIGVQLDGSEHVEPLRNRLSDKTEQESAKLVKATAENVDEAVRELPDANMKPEDLWALHSRPVFPRPHKKGSASWGAIQKIIASGEKVGLNHFKPVRHLGYGDTGSVHLVELKGTGELYAMKAMDKSIMLNRNKVHRACVEREISALLDHPFLPTLYSSFQTSTHVCLITDFFPGGELFALLDKQPSKIFKEESARFYAAEILVALEYLHCLGIVYRDLKPENILLQANGHVVLTDFDLSFKTTCKLQVIKHPPPKRRSRSTPPLTFVAEPTTQSNSFVGTEEYIAPEIITGAGHSSAIDWWALGILIYEMLYGRTPFRGKNRQKTFANILNKDLTFPSSVPVSLAGRQLINALLNRDPGSRLGSNGGANEIKQHPFFRGIKWPLIRCTSPPPLAAPLVLIGKDPNAKEVDWDDEGVLVHHMDFF, encoded by the exons atggAGTCATCAAGTGGTGCTACTAAAGATCATCGGCGATCAATCCAAGTATTTGAACCCAAATTGAGGCGCCAAGTCGGCGATGAGGCGGTTAGTAACAGGATCCAGAATCTCGATGTGCAGGTGCTCGGACAAGGACCATCTGGTAATTCCACGCTCAACAAGGAGCCAGTTGGGACGTGGATGGCTTTCGACTCTACAACCGCCGCGAAGGGTAATAATGGGGATGGAGACCCTACAGAAGCAACCATAGCACAGAGGACTGCGGAATGGGGATTGACTGTGAAGAAGAAAGACGACGTGGAAGAAGGTCGGTTCTATGCGTTTCCCAAAAATTCAGCTGGAGAAGCAGAGAGGAGGAAAACCTCACTGGAGAAGTTATCAACTGAGGAGTGCAGGACGGGAACATCGGATTCTTCAAGTCACGGATCGGATATGCCTCGAGTTTCTCAAGAACTGAAGGATGCTTTATCAACGTTGCAGCAGACATTCGTCGTCTCCGATGCTACTAAGCCTGATTGCCCTATTGTGTATGCCAGCACTGGCTTCTTTGCAATGACTGGTTATTCTTCAAATGAGACCATTGGAAGGAACTG TCGATTTCTGCAGGGTCCTGACACAGATAGGAATGAAATAGAAAAATTAAGTACTGCTGTAAGAACTGGGAAAAGCTACTGTGGCAGGCTCTTGAACTACAAGAAGAATGGCACTCCTTTTTGGAATATGCTAACAATCACTCCAATAAAAGATGAGAATGGAAATACAATCAAATTCATCGG AATGCAGGTGGAGGTCAGCAAATACACTGAAGGAATGAATGACAAGGCACTACGGCCAAATGGATTACCcaagtctttaatcaaataCGATG CTCGCCAGAAGGAAAAGGCTTTAGATTCAATGACTGAAGTTGTACAAACTATGAAGCATCCAAGATCCCACTTATCTATGAGTCAGGACTCTACTAAGAAGAATGCTGAAGAAAGGATTAAAGACTTTATGCTTTCTAGGCAGGCTGAAACTCAGAGCATGGCTACACCTAATCAGCAAACCACTCAATGGGAGTCCAAGAGTAATTCATCTCAGCAGGACAGTGAAAAAAAGTCTAGAAGATCCCTGCGCCTTTCTCTGATAGG GCTCAGAGGAAGGTCTTCCAGTAGTGCAGGGCAGCATGAAAAGCAGCAAACCGTTGAGCCTGAAATTTTGATGACAAAAGAGATAGAAAGCACGGACAGCTTGGAGCATGCTGAAAGAGAAAGAGATATACGTCAGGGCATTGACCTTGCAACAACACTGGagagaattgaaaaaaattttgttatttcagATCCCAGACTCCCTGATACCCCAATT ATATTTGCATCAGATAGCTTTCTTGAACTCACAGAGTATACACGTGAAGAAATCTTGGGAAGAAATTGTAG ATTCCTCCAAGGACCTGAAACCGATCAAGGAACTGTTCAAAAGATAAGAGATGCCATCAGAGAGCAAAGAGAAATTACTGTGcagttaattaattataccaagagtG GTAAAAAGTTCTGGAATGTGTTTCACCTGCAACCTATGCGAGACCAGAAG GGAGAGCTACAATACTTCATTGGTGTCCAATTAGATGGAAGTGAGCATGTAGAACCATTAAGGAACCGCCTCTCAGATAAAACGGAGCAAGAAAGTGCTAAGTTG GTCAAGGCTACTGCAGAAAACGTTGATGAAGCTGTTAGAGAACTTCCTGATGCAAACATG AAACCAGAAGACTTGTGGGCTTTACACTCTCGCCCTGTCTTTCCCAGGCCTCATAAGAAGGGCAGTGCTTCATGGGGGGCCATACAAAAG ATCATTGCAAGTGGTGAAAAAGTTGGACTTAATCATTTCAAACCTGTGAGACATTTGGGATATGGAGATACTGGAAG TGTTCATTTGGTGGAGTTGAAAGGCACAGGTGAACTCTATGCTATGAAGGCAATGGATAAATCCATAATGCTCAATCGTAACAAG GTTCATCGAGCATGCGTTGAAAGAGAAATCAGTGCACTCCTTGATCATCCTTTTCTTCCAACGCTATACAGCTCCTTTCAG ACATCTACACATGTTTGCTTAATAACGGACTTCTTTCCCGGAGGAGAGTTATTTGCCCTGCTTGACAAGCAGCCCTCGAAAATCTTTAAAGAGGAATCTGCAAG GTTCTATGCGGCAGAAATTTTAGTTGCCTTGGAATATCTTCATTGTTTAG GAATAGTATACCGGGACCTGAAACCAGAAAACATTCTACTCCAGGCAAATGGGCATGTTGTGTTAACTGACTTTGATCTATCCTTCAAGACAACCTGTAAACTCCAA GTAATAAAACACCCTCCACCCAAAAGAAGGTCTAGGAGTACTCCACCACTGACATTTGTTGCAGAACCAACTACACAGTCAAATTCATTTGTGGGAACTGAAGAATACATTGCTCCG GAAATTATTACAGGTGCAGGCCACAGCAGTGCTATTGATTGGTGGGCTTTAG GCATTTTGATCTATGAGATGCTCTATGGGCGCACGCCATTTAGAGGAAAGAATAGGCAGAAGACATTTGCTAACATCTTAAACAAAGACCTCACATTCCCAAGTAGCGTTCCG GTAAGCCTGGCGGGGAGGCAGTTGATTAATGCCTTACTAAATAGAGATCCTGGGAGCCGTTTGGGATCAAATGGAGGTGCCAATGAGATAAAACAGCACCCTTTCTTCCGCGGAATAAAATGGCCTCTGATCCGATGCACG AGCCCACCTCCATTAGCAGCACCTCTTGTGTTAATTGGAAAAGATCCAAATGCAAAGGAAGTGGATTGGGATGATGAGGGTGTTCTTGTTCATCACATGGACTTCTTCTAG